In one Novosphingopyxis iocasae genomic region, the following are encoded:
- a CDS encoding PQQ-binding-like beta-propeller repeat protein codes for MRLRFWGLLAPLALLAGCNSNEEKSGASAPTSQAVAATQIDGDYLATGGDGTNWAAIGFNYYEQRYSPLDAVNRGNVSNLGIAWTADLPEGEVPHSTPIAADGKIYITTPRSRVFAFDGASGKQLWSFNPGLAQPKAGADTSDVGNQGLAIWKGRLYLATLDGQLIALDAITGAQLWRVQTGGEAGTYRITSTPRIVKNMVIIGSGRAGSGGRGYVSAYDTTDGTLRWRFYTVPSPGGTPDKASSDAVLGTAAQTWAPTSLAGAAGGFVTDAITYDPDLDRLYVGVGAGPGSDGNGGDRLFLSSIIALDPSDGEFLWQFQETPGARPSFGASQPFVLADLPVPTPAPTPTEQASPPASPQASPSPSPTTQPSPQPVRKVLMQASDNGFFFVLDRQNGKLLSATPLFDRQGWTEGYDLSTGRPLKRAPSVGGAEKSSAARSLASAETPRPNFPPVDPQRAPRWMSFNPMTGLVYFTLPRYADPAQDDEGEQTTPAPIGPRWTPEGAKIVAFDPVAGEIRWSRDLSAPRNGGPLSTAGGLVVIGTGIGRFVALDAMTGETLYNRDLGSGIVAAPSTFLIDGEQYFAVLTGLGGEYDWAAPESQPVAMLEGERTGYTPGWLLRVPSKPRLVLLKLGANGQVAAVPGPAPSPTPQPTPDVAATPTTAPGAGTTEPRRR; via the coding sequence ATGCGATTGAGATTCTGGGGTCTGCTTGCTCCGCTGGCACTGCTGGCCGGCTGCAATTCGAATGAAGAAAAGAGCGGCGCGTCCGCGCCGACGTCGCAGGCTGTCGCGGCGACCCAGATCGATGGCGATTATCTTGCCACCGGCGGTGATGGCACCAATTGGGCTGCGATCGGCTTCAATTATTATGAGCAGCGTTATTCGCCGCTCGATGCAGTAAACCGCGGCAACGTCTCCAATCTCGGCATCGCCTGGACCGCCGACCTGCCGGAAGGCGAGGTGCCCCACTCCACGCCTATCGCAGCCGATGGCAAGATTTACATTACCACGCCGCGCTCTCGCGTGTTCGCGTTCGATGGGGCTTCCGGCAAACAGTTGTGGAGCTTCAATCCCGGTCTGGCCCAGCCCAAGGCGGGCGCAGACACGTCCGATGTTGGGAATCAGGGCCTCGCGATCTGGAAAGGTCGGCTTTACCTCGCCACGCTTGACGGGCAGCTGATCGCGCTCGATGCCATCACGGGTGCGCAGCTCTGGCGCGTGCAGACAGGCGGTGAGGCGGGCACCTATCGCATCACCTCCACGCCGCGCATCGTGAAGAACATGGTGATCATCGGCAGCGGGCGCGCAGGTTCGGGCGGACGCGGCTATGTGTCGGCTTACGACACAACCGATGGCACCCTGCGCTGGCGCTTCTACACCGTGCCGTCACCCGGCGGCACCCCGGACAAGGCATCGAGCGACGCCGTACTGGGTACTGCCGCGCAGACATGGGCGCCCACATCGCTGGCAGGCGCAGCGGGCGGTTTCGTGACCGACGCCATCACCTATGATCCGGATCTGGACCGGCTCTATGTCGGCGTCGGCGCTGGCCCCGGTTCGGACGGCAATGGCGGCGACCGGCTGTTCCTGTCCTCGATCATCGCGCTCGATCCCTCGGACGGCGAGTTTCTCTGGCAGTTCCAGGAAACGCCCGGAGCGCGGCCATCCTTCGGTGCAAGCCAGCCCTTCGTTCTGGCCGATCTTCCGGTTCCGACGCCCGCGCCAACGCCGACCGAACAGGCCAGTCCTCCGGCCAGTCCGCAGGCAAGCCCGTCACCCAGCCCGACAACGCAGCCTTCGCCACAACCCGTGCGCAAGGTGCTGATGCAGGCGTCGGATAACGGCTTCTTCTTCGTGCTAGACCGTCAGAACGGCAAACTGCTTTCGGCTACCCCGCTGTTCGACCGGCAGGGCTGGACCGAAGGGTATGACCTTTCCACCGGCCGCCCGTTGAAGCGCGCCCCTTCCGTGGGCGGCGCGGAGAAATCCTCGGCGGCGCGCAGCCTGGCCTCCGCCGAGACCCCGCGCCCGAATTTCCCGCCGGTCGACCCGCAGCGGGCACCGCGCTGGATGAGCTTCAATCCCATGACCGGCCTCGTCTATTTCACCTTGCCGCGATATGCCGATCCCGCACAGGACGACGAAGGCGAACAGACAACCCCCGCCCCCATCGGGCCGCGCTGGACGCCCGAAGGCGCGAAGATCGTCGCGTTCGATCCCGTGGCAGGCGAAATTCGCTGGTCGCGCGATCTGTCAGCGCCGCGCAACGGCGGACCATTGTCGACTGCCGGCGGACTTGTGGTCATCGGCACAGGCATCGGCCGCTTCGTCGCGCTCGATGCGATGACCGGTGAGACGCTCTACAATCGCGATCTTGGATCGGGCATTGTGGCTGCGCCCAGCACCTTCCTGATCGATGGCGAGCAATATTTCGCGGTGCTGACCGGCCTGGGCGGCGAATATGACTGGGCGGCGCCTGAAAGCCAGCCCGTCGCCATGCTGGAGGGCGAGCGGACAGGCTACACGCCCGGCTGGCTGCTGCGCGTTCCCTCGAAGCCGCGGCTTGTGCTCCTGAAACTTGGTGCCAACGGACAGGTCGCGGCGGTCCCAGGCCCCGCGCCGTCGCCCACGCCCCAGCCCACTCCTGACGTCGCAGCGACACCAACGACCGCGCCCGGCGCCGGGACCACGGAACCGCGCCGCCGATGA
- a CDS encoding P-II family nitrogen regulator, with the protein MKKIEAIIKPFKLDEVKEALHEVGVSGITVTEAKGFGRQKGHTELYRGAEYVVDFLPKVKMEIVVEDALADRVVEAIANAAQTGRIGDGKIFVMPVEAALRIRTGERDSDAL; encoded by the coding sequence ATGAAAAAGATCGAAGCGATCATCAAGCCGTTCAAACTGGACGAGGTGAAGGAGGCGCTTCACGAAGTGGGCGTCTCTGGCATCACCGTGACCGAGGCGAAAGGCTTCGGGCGCCAGAAAGGGCATACCGAACTGTACCGCGGCGCAGAATATGTCGTGGATTTCCTGCCCAAGGTGAAAATGGAGATCGTGGTGGAAGATGCGTTGGCAGACCGCGTGGTGGAAGCCATCGCCAACGCCGCGCAGACGGGCCGCATCGGCGACGGCAAGATTTTCGTCATGCCCGTCGAAGCCGCGCTTCGCATCCGCACCGGAGAGCGCGACTCGGACGCGCTCTGA
- the glnA gene encoding type I glutamate--ammonia ligase: MATSAKDILKRIKDEEIEWVDLRFTDPKGKWQHLTMCAGVLGEEELEDGLMFDGSSIEGWKTINESDMILRPDLDAIYADPFSATPMLVVFCDIVEPSTGELYARDPRSTAKRAEAYLKQTGIGDTIYVGPEAEFFMFDDVRFEDGYDRSYYKIDDIELPTNSGREYDVGNMGHRPRAKGGYFPVAPVDSAVDIRGEMVATMLEMGLKMDKHHHEVGAAQHELGLTFSTLVTCADQMQVYKYVVHQVAHAYGKSATFMPKPIAKDNGSGMHTHMSIWNESKPLFAGDQYAGLSEMCLHYIGGVIKHAKALNAFTNPTTNSYKRLVPGYEAPVLLAYSSRNRSASCRIPYGAGEKAKRVEFRFPDPLANPYLAYAALMMAGLDGIRNKIHPGDAMDKNLYDLPPAELENVPTVCASLREALESLQADHDFLLEGDVFTKDQIEAYIELKWPEVERWEMTPSPVEFDMYYSA, encoded by the coding sequence ATGGCGACCTCCGCGAAGGACATTTTGAAGCGGATCAAGGATGAAGAGATCGAGTGGGTCGATCTTCGCTTCACCGATCCCAAGGGCAAGTGGCAGCACCTCACCATGTGCGCCGGTGTGCTCGGCGAGGAAGAGCTTGAAGACGGCCTCATGTTCGACGGCAGCTCGATCGAGGGCTGGAAGACGATCAACGAAAGCGACATGATCCTGCGCCCGGATCTGGATGCGATCTATGCCGATCCCTTCTCGGCCACCCCCATGCTGGTGGTGTTCTGCGACATCGTCGAGCCGTCGACTGGGGAACTGTATGCCCGCGATCCGCGCTCGACCGCCAAGCGCGCCGAGGCGTATCTGAAGCAGACCGGTATCGGCGACACGATCTATGTCGGCCCCGAAGCCGAGTTCTTCATGTTCGACGACGTGCGTTTCGAGGACGGTTACGATCGCAGCTATTACAAGATCGACGATATCGAACTGCCGACCAATTCGGGCCGCGAATATGATGTCGGCAATATGGGCCACCGCCCGCGCGCCAAGGGCGGCTACTTCCCGGTCGCGCCGGTCGACAGCGCCGTCGACATTCGCGGCGAGATGGTCGCCACGATGCTCGAGATGGGCCTCAAGATGGACAAGCACCATCATGAAGTGGGCGCGGCGCAGCATGAGCTCGGCCTTACCTTCTCCACGCTCGTCACCTGCGCGGACCAGATGCAGGTCTACAAGTACGTCGTGCACCAGGTTGCCCATGCCTATGGCAAGTCGGCCACCTTCATGCCCAAGCCCATCGCCAAGGATAACGGCTCCGGCATGCACACCCACATGTCGATCTGGAACGAGAGCAAGCCGCTGTTTGCGGGCGACCAATATGCCGGCCTCAGCGAAATGTGCCTCCATTATATCGGCGGTGTCATCAAGCACGCGAAGGCGCTGAACGCGTTCACCAACCCCACCACCAATAGCTACAAGCGCCTGGTGCCGGGTTACGAAGCACCGGTGCTGCTCGCTTATTCCAGCCGCAACCGCTCCGCATCCTGCCGTATTCCCTATGGTGCGGGCGAGAAGGCGAAGCGCGTGGAATTCCGCTTCCCCGATCCGCTGGCGAACCCCTATCTCGCTTATGCGGCACTGATGATGGCGGGCCTCGACGGCATCCGGAACAAGATCCATCCGGGCGATGCGATGGACAAGAATCTCTACGATCTGCCGCCGGCAGAGCTGGAGAATGTCCCCACTGTCTGCGCCTCGCTGCGCGAAGCCCTCGAGTCGCTCCAGGCGGACCACGACTTCCTGCTGGAAGGCGATGTGTTCACCAAGGACCAGATTGAGGCCTATATCGAACTGAAATGGCCCGAGGTCGAGCGTTGGGAAATGACGCCGAGCCCGGTCGAATTCGACATGTACTACAGCGCCTGA
- a CDS encoding LysR family transcriptional regulator, with protein sequence MALPDFEGWAIFAAVARAGSFTEAARDLGIGKATVSKAVSRLETAQGISLFHRTSRRLSLTEAGRRLSSPARLLTEQAQALEEMAREDAGQAGGTIRLSAPMSFGIAFLGPLIARFMEAHPSIAIDLELDDRRVDIVAQGFDLAVRIANLPDSSLRTRRVGPIRVVLAASPGWIEQHGAPAHPSDIPGDRCFAYTSAPGRQSWVLEKGGERVSVYPDGRLHVNNGAMMVEALEAGLGIAFLPEFIVRDSLAEGRLVPLLTDWSAPRLDLQIVLPPSPLRPKRVDLLVDFLAANLAERCKVEQSSD encoded by the coding sequence ATGGCATTACCGGATTTCGAAGGCTGGGCGATTTTCGCGGCGGTGGCGCGGGCGGGAAGCTTTACCGAGGCGGCGCGAGATCTCGGCATCGGCAAGGCGACGGTCTCCAAAGCAGTGTCTAGACTGGAGACGGCGCAGGGTATCAGCTTGTTCCATCGCACGTCGCGCAGGCTTTCGCTCACCGAGGCCGGGCGACGGCTCTCCAGCCCGGCGCGTCTGCTGACGGAGCAGGCGCAGGCGCTGGAAGAGATGGCGCGTGAGGATGCGGGGCAGGCAGGCGGCACGATCCGGCTCAGCGCTCCGATGAGTTTCGGTATCGCTTTCCTGGGGCCGCTGATCGCCCGGTTCATGGAGGCGCATCCATCCATCGCCATCGATCTGGAGCTGGACGACCGGCGCGTCGATATCGTGGCGCAGGGGTTCGATCTGGCGGTGCGCATCGCCAATCTGCCCGACAGCAGCCTGCGCACCCGCCGCGTCGGGCCGATCCGCGTGGTGCTGGCGGCCTCGCCCGGCTGGATCGAGCAGCATGGAGCGCCCGCGCACCCGTCGGACATTCCGGGCGATCGATGCTTCGCCTACACCAGCGCGCCGGGCCGACAGAGCTGGGTACTGGAAAAAGGCGGGGAGCGGGTTTCCGTCTATCCCGACGGGCGCCTCCATGTGAACAATGGCGCGATGATGGTGGAGGCGCTGGAGGCGGGGCTCGGTATCGCCTTCCTGCCGGAATTCATCGTCCGCGATTCGCTAGCCGAAGGACGACTAGTGCCGCTGCTGACGGACTGGTCCGCGCCAAGGCTGGATCTGCAAATCGTCCTGCCGCCATCACCGCTACGGCCCAAACGGGTCGATCTTCTCGTAGACTTTCTTGCCGCAAACCTCGCCGAACGGTGCAAGGTGGAACAGTCGTCGGATTGA
- a CDS encoding pirin family protein: MPTVTAFRPATQSGAQAIERRPFASLGKADHGWLNANHHFSFASYYDPQRMNWGAIRVWNDDEIAPRSGFPPHPHDNMEIITYVREGAITHRDSMGNEGRTEAGDIQVMSAGTGVQHSEANVDDETTRLFQIWIMPRERNIAPRWDAKPFPKANRSGAFVTLASGDEADTDALYINADAKLLCATLEEGQTIQHRIEDGRHAYLVPVKGGITINGETFDPRDGAAIRGGTDFEIRALSGCEIVMIDSI, translated from the coding sequence ATGCCCACCGTTACTGCATTTCGCCCTGCCACCCAGTCCGGTGCTCAGGCCATCGAGCGCCGCCCCTTCGCCTCTCTGGGCAAGGCCGATCATGGCTGGCTGAACGCGAACCACCACTTCAGCTTCGCATCCTATTACGATCCGCAGCGCATGAACTGGGGTGCGATCCGCGTCTGGAACGACGATGAGATCGCGCCGCGTTCCGGCTTCCCGCCGCATCCGCATGATAATATGGAAATCATCACCTATGTCCGCGAAGGCGCGATCACGCACCGCGATTCCATGGGCAATGAAGGCCGCACCGAAGCGGGCGACATCCAGGTGATGAGCGCAGGCACCGGCGTTCAGCACAGCGAGGCCAATGTCGATGATGAAACGACGCGGCTGTTCCAGATCTGGATCATGCCGCGTGAGCGCAACATCGCGCCGCGTTGGGATGCGAAGCCATTTCCCAAGGCGAATCGCTCAGGTGCCTTCGTCACGTTGGCCAGCGGCGATGAAGCCGACACCGACGCGCTTTATATCAACGCCGATGCCAAGCTGCTCTGCGCCACGCTGGAAGAGGGTCAGACCATCCAGCACCGGATCGAGGATGGCCGCCATGCTTATCTGGTGCCGGTAAAGGGCGGCATTACGATCAACGGTGAAACGTTCGATCCACGCGACGGAGCGGCGATCCGCGGCGGCACCGATTTCGAAATCCGCGCGTTGAGTGGGTGCGAAATCGTCATGATCGACAGCATCTAG